One window of Anaerolineales bacterium genomic DNA carries:
- a CDS encoding ABC transporter gives MLKSRYRRILFFFASILTSEIFWDLILPRIGLAKWSNRTRNERVRNIAVRYRSLAVQMGGVLIKVGQFLSARVDVLPSAATDVLAGLQDEVPSESFDDIREVVETEFSLPILDKFVEFDAKPLAAASLGQAHLAKLRITGEQAVAYGVKVPSGEMAEWIDYSVVVKVQRPNIEAIIATDLAAVKTVGGWIKRYPPIRKRVNIQGLLAEFSRGLYEEIDYLAEGKNAETFAANFLNDPGVLVPKVVWTHTTKRVLTLEDVRAIKITDYEEISAAGIDRTEVATRLLNNYLKQIFEDGFFHADPHPGNLFVKPLKKLDGDKLGSNEWILTFIDFGMVGRMRPEIKLGLRELLVGVALQDTARVIKAYQILGILLPGADTELLEKAESAMFERFWGKGMDELAQIKMEEIHDFAYQFRDILYDMPFQLPQDLIFLGRAVGILSGMCIGLDPQINVFEQLTPFTQKIIKEEAQHDWGYWVKEVGDYARRLISLPVRADALISRLERGELKVRDPQLSENIKRLEKTISKLASGIIFAALLIASILVSPADQLILIWTLRIASLIALLWTIIS, from the coding sequence ATGCTCAAGTCTCGCTATCGAAGGATTCTCTTTTTTTTCGCCAGCATCCTTACTAGCGAGATATTCTGGGACCTGATCCTACCGCGCATCGGTTTGGCTAAGTGGTCGAACCGTACACGGAATGAACGGGTCCGAAACATCGCAGTAAGGTACCGATCCTTAGCTGTTCAAATGGGGGGAGTATTAATCAAGGTAGGCCAATTCCTGTCTGCGCGGGTCGATGTCTTACCCAGCGCGGCCACCGACGTGTTGGCTGGGTTACAAGACGAAGTACCTTCTGAATCATTTGATGACATCCGGGAAGTCGTAGAAACAGAATTTTCCCTGCCTATTCTGGATAAGTTTGTCGAGTTTGACGCTAAACCGTTAGCTGCGGCTTCCTTAGGCCAGGCTCATCTGGCAAAACTACGCATAACGGGTGAACAAGCGGTTGCCTATGGTGTTAAAGTTCCTTCAGGTGAGATGGCTGAGTGGATCGACTACTCAGTGGTGGTTAAAGTACAACGGCCAAACATTGAAGCTATCATCGCAACTGACCTGGCCGCGGTGAAGACCGTTGGCGGGTGGATAAAAAGGTATCCACCCATACGGAAACGAGTAAATATCCAAGGGCTGCTGGCAGAGTTTTCGCGAGGCCTTTATGAGGAGATAGATTACCTGGCTGAGGGCAAGAATGCTGAAACCTTTGCTGCGAATTTCCTCAACGATCCCGGTGTGCTTGTTCCAAAAGTCGTTTGGACCCACACAACCAAGCGGGTGTTGACCCTCGAAGATGTGCGCGCCATCAAGATAACTGATTATGAGGAGATCAGTGCGGCTGGGATAGATAGAACTGAAGTCGCAACAAGGCTGTTAAATAACTACTTGAAACAGATTTTTGAAGATGGTTTTTTCCACGCTGATCCACACCCCGGGAACCTGTTTGTCAAACCTTTGAAGAAACTTGATGGTGATAAGCTTGGAAGTAATGAATGGATTCTCACTTTCATCGATTTCGGCATGGTTGGACGAATGCGACCTGAGATCAAATTAGGACTGCGGGAGTTGTTAGTTGGTGTAGCATTGCAGGATACAGCCAGAGTGATAAAAGCTTATCAAATCTTGGGGATATTGCTGCCCGGTGCGGATACAGAGCTGCTAGAAAAGGCAGAATCAGCCATGTTTGAACGCTTCTGGGGTAAAGGCATGGATGAGCTGGCACAAATAAAGATGGAGGAGATCCATGATTTTGCTTATCAGTTCCGCGATATTCTATATGATATGCCCTTCCAGCTACCTCAAGACTTGATCTTCCTGGGCAGGGCTGTTGGCATATTATCTGGAATGTGCATCGGGTTGGATCCGCAAATTAACGTATTTGAGCAGCTCACCCCCTTTACACAAAAGATCATTAAAGAAGAAGCTCAGCATGATTGGGGATATTGGGTAAAAGAAGTGGGAGACTATGCACGCAGACTGATCAGCCTACCGGTCAGAGCAGATGCATTAATCTCCAGGCTGGAGCGAGGCGAACTCAAAGTTCGTGATCCGCAGCTTAGTGAAAATATCAAGAGGCTTGAAAAAACAATCTCTAAGCTGGCCAGCGGAATTATATTTG
- a CDS encoding DUF4032 domain-containing protein, with the protein MHKFIYLSEQSSTIPNFDDLPWDHQLSDWAGSEPRVEQIQHGVSRHPVVFVNYSGSLFVVKELPEGIAKKEFELLTQIQKQGLPCVAPLGYASLVRERVSSSILFTRFLVASVPFRSLFIGNVITKHQTHLLDAISGLLVQLHSNGFYWGDCSLSNILFRRDAGALQAYLVDAETAEYHLPHLSPVLRYHDLEIMKENILGELADLQAEDNLPLGHPIEEIGPYIQQQYRELWEEITREEIIGPNELYRIQERVRALNSLGFSVKDIELKNENQGNHLKLRIFVSDRNFHRNQLIEVTGLFAEEHQAQQIMNEIYELKANMANAGNPDITLEAIAFYWLEQIYKPVLEQLKPLLDDPDHPKSNADPLEVYCQILEHKWYMSEQAHRDVGHHTAAEDFLLRFGSPN; encoded by the coding sequence ATGCATAAATTCATCTACTTATCCGAACAATCTTCGACCATTCCTAATTTTGATGATCTGCCATGGGATCATCAATTGTCCGACTGGGCGGGTTCCGAACCGCGTGTTGAGCAAATTCAGCACGGGGTATCCCGCCACCCGGTCGTTTTTGTCAATTACAGTGGGAGTTTATTTGTGGTCAAGGAGCTGCCCGAAGGGATTGCCAAGAAGGAATTTGAGCTACTGACGCAGATACAAAAACAAGGCTTACCGTGTGTTGCTCCACTGGGTTATGCTTCCCTGGTACGTGAGCGCGTCTCTTCAAGTATTCTATTCACCAGGTTCCTGGTAGCCTCAGTACCATTCCGCTCCTTGTTCATTGGTAATGTTATTACGAAGCATCAGACTCATTTATTGGACGCAATATCTGGTCTGTTGGTCCAACTTCACTCAAATGGATTTTACTGGGGTGATTGCTCACTCTCGAATATCCTGTTCCGGAGAGATGCGGGTGCACTGCAAGCCTACTTGGTCGATGCTGAAACGGCAGAATATCACTTGCCGCATCTCTCCCCGGTACTCCGCTATCACGACCTGGAGATAATGAAGGAAAATATCCTCGGCGAGCTAGCTGACCTTCAAGCAGAGGATAATCTCCCGCTTGGTCATCCGATTGAGGAAATTGGACCTTACATTCAACAGCAATACCGCGAATTATGGGAGGAGATCACCCGTGAGGAAATTATCGGTCCCAACGAGCTATATCGCATCCAGGAGAGGGTACGCGCCTTAAATTCTTTAGGCTTTTCTGTGAAAGATATCGAGCTAAAAAATGAAAATCAGGGTAATCACTTGAAATTACGGATTTTCGTGTCTGACCGAAATTTTCACCGCAACCAACTTATTGAGGTTACCGGTTTATTTGCTGAAGAACACCAGGCCCAACAAATAATGAACGAAATCTATGAGCTGAAAGCAAATATGGCGAACGCTGGCAATCCGGATATTACCCTTGAAGCCATTGCCTTCTATTGGCTCGAACAAATATATAAACCTGTGCTGGAGCAGCTTAAACCTTTGCTGGATGACCCTGACCATCCGAAATCAAATGCTGATCCGTTGGAAGTTTATTGCCAGATACTTGAACACAAGTGGTATATGTCTGAACAGGCGCACCGTGATGTTGGGCATCACACAGCTGCGGAGGATTTCCTACTGCGCTTCGGATCACCAAACTAA